Proteins co-encoded in one Apteryx mantelli isolate bAptMan1 chromosome 4, bAptMan1.hap1, whole genome shotgun sequence genomic window:
- the LOC136991830 gene encoding scavenger receptor cysteine-rich type 1 protein M130-like, producing MATTSQLLARALGLLLCVQICRGTGELRLVDGGSRCAGRVEMKHEGQWGTVCGYDFGWDVHGASVVCRQLGCGTVARASPYAPFGAGAGRIWLQPLLCDGTEKALHNCFHYGWGQHFCGHDWDVGVTCSDAVELRLVNGSGPCAGRVEVKLQGQWGTVADHEWDMEDAEVVCQQLGCGSARSADDWTRFGKGSGPIHLAVVDCHGNESALWDCAIKGWGSYNGTHGWDVGVVCQGFVRLVGGNSTCSGRVEVRQGRSWATLCKAHMDLNAAHVICKELGCGAALAVTGAARFGAGAGPIWDGGFECAGNESLLSVCTRRVSHSQGCTHTNDASVICSPYTGFRLADNSTACAGRVELEVRGTWGSLCDAGWDVPDAQVLCHHLRCGSATSVPRGGYFGTGSGPLWRDTFHCSGTESHLGECPATVLGIPACSPGRAAAVNCSGGAEPLRLVDGESRCDGRLEVDLHGAWGRVLEQQWDASSASVVCRQLQCGAAQKAYTAPVQGPGLSPVGLSGLRCMGTEARLSQCNATLPSTTPAGRAEEAAVVCSGSQRVRLASGPGRCAGRVEVYVQGAWSRVCEDAWDLSDAAVVCRQLGCGMALAAPSSARYGQGSGPLWLGAGGCSGAEATLWECPAPAPAPAPGQSGCKQGAGTAVICSELTDLRLVGDSSCTGRLEVFYNGTWGSVCANGTSPATAAVVCRQLGCGAGGAPRSIMAGAEAMPVPTILCIVLGTLLCLALGALATQAWRAMARQRGPGRATDAISEAVYEELDYTLTPEYQEVPSGSGSPSEGSATKLPYYTSDSVEASSPGTAPDTPALPRHDPPDGYDDAAAVLDPGEAAAPGPSDGGVSEAEALGGSRPSLSPLEPPGATIDTPASAPMDAGYDDVGVSGPGFLPTLLFQPDEEGQAPQTVVLVGATVKVKMMTMRKITVKCAEGVLYTQFDYVCYLNCKEISPTKELKRSLKRELEDPVTLCPNKSWDRGWLGQSGSGGPCGTASRC from the exons ATGGCCACCACCAGCCAGCTCCTtgccagggcactggggctgctgctgtgcgTGCAGATCTGCAGGG GCACCGGGGAGCTGCGGCTGGTTGACGGAGGCAGCCGCTGCGCGGGCCGAGTGGAGATGAAGCACGAGGGCCAGTGGGGCACCGTGTGCGGCTACGACTTCGGCTGGGATGTCCATGGGGCCTCcgtggtctgcaggcagctgggatgTGGCACCGTGGCCAGGGCCTCCCCGTACGCACCGtttggggccggggccggccggaTCTGGCTGCAACCCCTCCTCTGCGATGGCACCGAGAAAGCGCTCCACAACTGCTTCCACTATGGCTGGGGCCAGCACTTCTGTGGTCACGACTGGGATGTCGGTGTGACGTGCTCAG ATGCCGTGGAGCTGAGGCTGGTGAATGGAAGTGGTCCCTGTGCGGGCAGAGTGGAGGTGAAGCTGCAGGGCCAATGGGGGACGGTGGCAGACCATGAATGGGACATGGAGGATGCCGAGGTGGTGTgtcagcagctgggctgtggctcGGCTAGAAGTGCTGACGACTGGACCCGCTTTGGGAAAGGCTCTGGACCAATTCATCTGGCTGTGGTTGACTGTCACGGGAACGAGTCCGCCCTCTGGGACTGCGCTATCAAGGGATGGGGGTCGTATAATGGCACCCATGGCTGGGATGTTGGTGTGGTCTGCCAAG GTTTCGTGCGGCTGGTTGGCGGGAACAGCACCTGCTCGGGCCGTGTGGAGGTCAGGCAGGGCCGAAGCTGGGCCACCCTCTGCAAGGCCCATATGGACCTCAACGCCGCCCACGTCATCTGCAAGGAGCTGGGCTGCGGAGCAGCTCTGGCCGTCACCGGGGCAGCGCGCTTTGGGGCAGGAGCCGGGCCCATCTGGGACGGAGGCTTTGAATGTGCAGGGAACGAATCCCTCCTGTCTGTCTGCACCCGCAGGGTGTCCCACAGCCAGGGCTGCACCCACACCAACGATGCCAGCGTCATCTGCTCCC CCTACACGGGCTTCAGGCTGGCAGACAACAGCACGGCGTGTGCAGGGcgggtggagctggaggtgcggGGCACCTGGGGCTCCCTCTGCGATGCCGGCTGGGACGTGCCCGACGCCCAGGTGCTCTGCCACCACCTCCGCTGCGGGTCTGCCACCTCCGTGCCCCGCGGAGGGTATTTTGGGACAGGGAGCGGCCCGCTGTGGCGGGACACGTTTCACTGCAGCGGGACCGAGTCCCACCTGGGAGAGTGCCCTGCCACCGTGCTGGGGATCCCCGCCTGCTCGCCGGGCCGTGCTGCCGCAGTCAATTGCTCAG GAGGCGCTGAACCCCTGCGGCTGGTGGATGGGGAGAGCCGGTGCGACGGGCGCCTGGAGGTGGACCTGCACGGGGCCTGGGGCCGAGTCCTGGAGCAGCAGTGGGACGCCAGCAgcgccagcgtggtgtgccggcagctccagtgtGGAGCAGCACAGAAGGCCTACACTGCCCCTGTGCAGGGGCCAGGGTTAAGCCCCGTGGGGCTGAGTGGGCTCCGGTGCATGGGCACGGAGGCTCGCCTGTCCCAGTGCAACGCCACGCTGCCCAGCACCAcgccggcaggcagagccgaggaGGCAGCGGTTGTGTGCTCAG GGAGCCAGCGGGTGCGGCTGGCAAGCGGCCCTgggcgctgtgctgggagagtggaggtctACGTCCAGGGGGCCTGGAGCCGTGTCTGTGAGGACGCCTGGGACCTCTCGGACGCTGCCGTCGTctgccgccagctgggctgtggcatgGCCCTGGCAGCACCCAGCTCGGCCCGCTACGGCCAGGGCTCAGGGCCACTGTGGCTGGGCGCTgggggctgctccggggctgAGGCGACGCTCTGGGAatgcccagccccggccccggccccggccccggggcagagcggctgCAAGCAGGGCGCCGGCACAGCAGTCATCTGCTCAG AGCTCACAGACCTGCGGCTGGTGGGCGACAGCAGCTGCACCGGGCGCCTGGAGGTCttctacaatgggacgtggggCAGCGTGTGCGCCAACGGCACCAGCCCTGCCACAGCCGccgtggtgtgccggcagctggGCTGCGGGGCGGGAG GTGCCCCCAGGAGCATCATGGCAGGTGCTGAGGCCATGCCAGTGCCCACCATCCTCTGCATCGTCCTGGGGACCCTTCTCTGCCTGGCCCTGGGTGCCCTTGCCACGCAGGCATGGCGTGCCATGGCTCGGCAAAGAG GCCCTGGCAGAGCCACAGACGCAATCTCCGAGGCCGTCTATGAGGAGCTCGACTATACCCTGACGCCGGAGTACCAGGAGGTGCCCAGTGGCTCAG GCTCCCCGTCAGAGGGCTCAGCGACAAAGCTGCCGTATTACACCAGCGACAGCGTGGAGGCCAGCAGCCCCGGGACAGCCCCAG acacccctgccctgcccaggcaCGACCCCCCGGACGGGTACGACGATGCTGCGGCCGTGCTGGACCCGGGAgaggccgctgctccggggccaaGCGATGGAGGTGTCTCCGAGGCGGAGGCACTGGGAG GGAGTCGGCCCTCGCTGAGCCCCCTGGAGCCGCCGGGAGCCACGATAGACACCCCGGCCTCAGCGCCCATGGACGCGGGCTATGACGACGTTGGTGTCAGTGGCCCCG gctttctcccTACCCTGCTGTTTCAACCTGATGAAGAAGGACAAGCACCACAGACCGTTGTGCTGGTGGGTGCTACAGTGAAGGTAAAGATGATGACAATGAGGAAGATCACGGTAAAGTGCGCAGAAGGAGTCCTTTATACACAGTTCGACTATGTTTGCTACCTCAACTGTAAAGAAATTAGCCCTACTAAAGAA CTAAAGAGAAGCCTGAAACGAGAGCTCGAGGACCCTGTGACCCTGTGCCCCAACAAGAGCTGGGACAGAGGCTGGCTTGGGCAGAGTGGTTCAGGTGGGCCCTGTGGGACTGCTTCCAGGTGCTAG
- the AIP gene encoding AH receptor-interacting protein isoform X1: protein MAQQVEQLRADGVHKEVIREGSGPLPDFRDGTKATFHYRTLRCGAEERALDDSRARGKPMELIAGKKFKLPVWEAALRTMRPGERARFRCDAKHVVLYPMVSKSLRNIAAGKDPLEGQRHCCGITQLHEHHSLGYPDLDELQKNPQPLIFDIEVLKVEEPGSYQQDPWAMTDEEKLQAVPLIHKEGNELYREGKVQEAAAKYYDAIACLKNLQMKEQPGSPDWIELDQKITPLLLNYCQCKLQCQEYYEVLDHCSSILNKYEDNVKAYFKRGKAHAAVWNVAEAQADFAKVLALDPSLRPVVAKELRSLEARLREKDKEDKVRFKGIFSQ from the exons ATGGCGCAGCAGGTCGAGCAGCTGCGGGCCGACGGCGTCCACAAGGAGGTGATCCGCGAGGGCTCGGGCCCGCTGCCCGACTTCCGAGACGGCACCAAG GCGACCTTCCACTACCGGACGCTGCGGTGCGGGGCCGAGGAGCGGGCCCTGGACGACAGCCGGGCGCGGGGGAAGCCCATGGAGCTCATCGCCGGCAAGAAGTTCAAGCTGCCGGTGTGGGAGGCGGCGCTGCGCACCATGCGGCCGGGGGAACGCGCCCGCTTCCGCTGCGACGCCAAG CACGTCGTGCTGTACCCCATGGTGTCCAAGAGCCTGCGCAACATCGCGGCAGGGAAGGACCCGCTGGAGGGGCAGCGGCACTGCTGCGGCATCACCCAGCTCCACGAGCACCACTCGCTCGGCTACCCCGACCTCGACGAGCTGCAGAAGAACCCCCAGCCCCTCATCTTCGACATCGAAGTGCTCAAG GTGGAGGAGCCTGGCTCGTACCAGCAGGACCCCTGGGCCATGACGGACGAGGAGAAGCTGCAGGCCGTACCTCTGATCCACAAGGAGGGCAACGAGCTGTACCGGGAGGGCAAGGTGCAAGAGGCAGCCGCCAAGTACTACGATGCCATCGCCTGTCTCAAGAACCTGCAGATGAAG GAGCAGCCTGGCTCTCCGGACTGGATTGAGCTCGACCAGAAGATCACACCACTGCTGTTAAACTATTGCCAGTGCAAGCTGCAGTGCCAGGAGTACTACGAGGTGCTGGATCATTGCTCCTCCATTCTCAACAAGTACGAGG ACAACGTCAAGGCCTACTTCAAGCGGGGCAAGGCGCACGCGGCGGTGTGGAACGTGGCAGAGGCACAGGCTGACTTTGCCAAGGTGCTGGCGCTTGACCCCTCGCTGCGCCCCGTCGTGGCCAAGGAGCTGCGGAGCCTGGAAGCCCGCCTGCGCGAGAAGGACAAGGAGGACAAGGTCCGCTTCAAGGGCATCTTCTCTCAATAG
- the AIP gene encoding AH receptor-interacting protein isoform X2 translates to MAQQVEQLRADGVHKEVIREGSGPLPDFRDGTKATFHYRTLRCGAEERALDDSRARGKPMELIAGKKFKLPVWEAALRTMRPGERARFRCDAKHVVLYPMVSKSLRNIAAGKDPLEGQRHCCGITQLHEHHSLGYPDLDELQKNPQPLIFDIEVLKVEEPGSYQQDPWAMTDEEKLQAVPLIHKEGNELYREGKVQEAAAKYYDAIACLKNLQMKEQPGSPDWIELDQKITPLLLNYCQCKLQCQEYYEVLDHCSSILNKQRQGLLQAGQGARGGVERGRGTG, encoded by the exons ATGGCGCAGCAGGTCGAGCAGCTGCGGGCCGACGGCGTCCACAAGGAGGTGATCCGCGAGGGCTCGGGCCCGCTGCCCGACTTCCGAGACGGCACCAAG GCGACCTTCCACTACCGGACGCTGCGGTGCGGGGCCGAGGAGCGGGCCCTGGACGACAGCCGGGCGCGGGGGAAGCCCATGGAGCTCATCGCCGGCAAGAAGTTCAAGCTGCCGGTGTGGGAGGCGGCGCTGCGCACCATGCGGCCGGGGGAACGCGCCCGCTTCCGCTGCGACGCCAAG CACGTCGTGCTGTACCCCATGGTGTCCAAGAGCCTGCGCAACATCGCGGCAGGGAAGGACCCGCTGGAGGGGCAGCGGCACTGCTGCGGCATCACCCAGCTCCACGAGCACCACTCGCTCGGCTACCCCGACCTCGACGAGCTGCAGAAGAACCCCCAGCCCCTCATCTTCGACATCGAAGTGCTCAAG GTGGAGGAGCCTGGCTCGTACCAGCAGGACCCCTGGGCCATGACGGACGAGGAGAAGCTGCAGGCCGTACCTCTGATCCACAAGGAGGGCAACGAGCTGTACCGGGAGGGCAAGGTGCAAGAGGCAGCCGCCAAGTACTACGATGCCATCGCCTGTCTCAAGAACCTGCAGATGAAG GAGCAGCCTGGCTCTCCGGACTGGATTGAGCTCGACCAGAAGATCACACCACTGCTGTTAAACTATTGCCAGTGCAAGCTGCAGTGCCAGGAGTACTACGAGGTGCTGGATCATTGCTCCTCCATTCTCAACAA ACAACGTCAAGGCCTACTTCAAGCGGGGCAAGGCGCACGCGGCGGTGTGGAACGTGGCAGAGGCACAGGCTGA
- the LOC136991831 gene encoding antigen WC1.1-like, with the protein MVTTSQLLARALGLLLCVQICRGTGELRLVDGGSRCAGRVEVKHEGQWGTVCSYDFDWDVHGASVVCRQLGCGTVARASPYAPFGARASRIWLQPFCDGTEKALHNCFHYGWGQHFCGHDTDVGVTCSDAVELRLVNGGGPCAGRVEVKLQGQWGTVADHEWDMEDAEVVCQQLGCGSAKSAYDWTRFGKGSGPIHLVLVDCRGDESALWECTIKGWGPYNGLHDWDVGVVCQGFVRLVGGNGTCSGRVEVRQGRSWATLCEAHMDLNAAHVICKELGCGAALAVTGTARFGAGAGPIWDGGFECAGNESLLSACTRRVSHSQGCTHASDAGVICSPYTGFRLANGSTVCAGRVELEVRGTWGSLCDAGWDVPNAQVLCHHLHCGSATSVPRGGYFGTGSGPLWRDTFHCSGTESHLGECPATVLGIPACSPGRAAAVNCSGAAEPLRLVDGESRCDGRLEVDLHGAWGRVLEQQWDASGASVVCRQLQCGAAQKAYTAPGPGPVSSPVGLSGLQCMGTEARLAQCNTTLPSTTPAGGAEEAAVVCSGSQRVRLASGPGRCAGRVEVYIQGAWSRVCEDAWDLSDAAVVCRQLGCGMALAAPSSARYGRGSGPLWLGAGGCSGAEATLWECPAPAPGQSGCKQGAGAATICSELTDLRLVGDSSSTGHLEVFYNGTWGSVCANGTSPATAAVVCRQLGCGAGGRLHSAPTTSQGSGPAWLAWVQCGPGADSLWHCLSAPWHLQPCDSLGDAHVTCDGEPGDTRGTPTPATATGCPDGAACTGQDRVPGLNPAPPHVGVLAGAPRSIMAGAEAMPVPTILCIVLGTLLCLALGALATQAWRTLARRRGGAADAISEAVYEELDYTLTLEYQEVPSGSGSPSEGSATKLPYYTSDSVEASSPGTAPDTPALPRHDPPDGYEDAAAVLDPGEAAAPGPSDGGVSKVEELGGSRPSLSPLEPPGDMIDAPASAPRDAGYDDVGVSSPGMLL; encoded by the exons ATGGTCACCACCAGCCAGCTCCTTGCCagggcgctggggctgctgctgtgtgTGCAGATCTGCAGGG GCACTGGGGAGCTGCGACTTGTTGACGGAGGCAGCCGCTGCGCAGGCCGAGTGGAGGTGAAGCACGAGGGCCAGTGGGGCACTGTGTGCAGCTACGACTTCGACTGGGATGTCCATGGCGCCTCTGTGGTCTGCAGACAGCTGGGATGTGGCACCGTGGCCAGGGCCTCCCCGTACGCACCGTTTGGGGCCAGGGCCAGCCGGATCTGGCTGCAACCCTTCTGCGACGGCACTGAGAAAGCGCTCCACAACTGCTTCCACTATGGTTGGGGCCAGCACTTCTGTGGCCATGACACGGATGTCGGGGTGACGTGCTCAG ATGCTGTGGAGCTGAGGCTGGTGAATGGAGGTGGTCCCTGCGCGGGCAGAGTGGAGGTGAAGCTgcagggccagtgggggacgGTGGCAGACCACGAATGGGATATGGAGGACGCCGAGGTGGTGTGTCAGCAGCTGGGCTGCGGCTCGGCTAAAAGTGCCTACGACTGGACCCGCTTTGGGAAAGGCTCTGGACCAATTCATCTAGTTCTGGTTGACTGTCGTGGGGATGAGTCCGCCCTCTGGGAATGCACTATCAAGGGATGGGGACCATACAATGGCCTCCATGACTGGGATGTTGGTGTGGTCTGCCAAG GTTTCGTGCGGCTGGTTGGTGGGAACGGCACCTGCTCAGGCCGTGTGGAGGTCAGGCAGGGACGAAGCTGGGCCACCCTCTGTGAGGCACACATGGACCTCAACGCCGCCCACGTCATCTGCAAGGAGCTGGGCTGCGGAGCAGCTCTGGCCGTCACTGGGACAGCGCGCTTTGGGGCAGGAGCCGGGCCCATCTGGGACGGAGGCTTCGAGTGTGCAGGCAACGAATCCCTCCTGTCTGCCTGCACCCGCAGGGTGTCCCACAGCCAGGGCTGCACCCACGCCAGCGATGCTGGTGTCATCTGCTCCC cCTACACGGGCTTCAGGCTGGCGAATGGCAGCACGGTGTGTGCAGGGCGAGTGGAGCTGGAGGTGCGGGGCACCTGGGGCTCCCTCTGTGACGCTGGCTGGGATGTGCCCAACGCCCAGGTGCTCTGCCACCACCTCCACTGTGGGTCTGCCACCTCTGTGCCCCGCGGAGGGTATTTTGGGACAGGGAGCGGCCCGCTGTGGCGGGACACGTTTCACTGCAGCGGGACCGAGTCCCACCTGGGAGAGTGCCCTGCCACCGTGCTGGGGATCCCCGCCTGCTCGCCGGGTCGCGCTGCCGCAGTCAATTGCTCAGGTGC TGCTGAACCCTTGCGGCTGGTGGATGGGGAGAGCCGGTGTGACGGGCGCCTGGAGGTGGACCTGCACGGGGCCTGGGGACGAGTCCTGGAGCAGCAGTGGGATGCCAGTGgcgccagcgtggtgtgccggcagctccagtgcggagcAGCGCAGAAGGCCTACACTGCCCCAGGTCCAGGGCCAGTGTCGAGCCCTGTGGGGCTGAGTGGGCTCCAGTGCATGGGCACGGAGGCTCGCCTGGCCCAGTGCAACACCACACTGCCCAGCACCACGCCGGCAGGCGGAGCCGAGGAGGCAGCGGTTGTGTGCTCAG GGAGCCAGCGGGTGCGGCTGGCAAGCGGCCCTgggcgctgtgctgggagagtggaggtctACATCCAGGGGGCCTGGAGCCGCGTCTGCGAGGACGCCTGGGACCTCTCGGACGCCGCCGTCGTctgccgccagctgggctgtggcatgGCCCTGGCAGCACCCAGCTCGGCCCGCTACGGCCGGGGCTCGGGGCCGCTgtggctgggtgctgggggctgctccgGGGCCGAGGCGACGCTCTGGGAatgcccagccccggccccggggcagagcggctgCAAGCAGGGCGCCGGCGCAGCAACCATCTGCTCAG AGCTCACAGACCTGCGGCTGGTGGGCGACAGCAGCAGCACCGGGCACCTGGAGGTCTTCTACAACGGGACGTGGGGCAGCGTGTGCGCCAACGGCACCAGCCCTGCCACAGCCGccgtggtgtgccggcagctgggctgcggggccgggggccggctgCACTCTGCCCCCACAACCTCCCAGGGCTCGGGCCCTGCGTGGCTGGCCTGGGTGCAGTGCGGGCCGGGGGCCGACTCCCTCTGGCACTGCCTCTCAGCACCCTGGCACCTGCAGCCCTGCGACTCCCTCGGGGACGCCCATGTCACGTGCGACGGGGAGCCTGGAGACACCAGAGGGACTCCCACACCAGCCACAGCAACCGGCTGCCCAGACGGTGCAGCCTGCACAG gacaGGACAGGGTCCCCGGCCTCAATCCAGCTCCACCACATGTCGGTGTCCTCGCAGGTGCCCCCAGGAGCATCATGGCAGGTGCTGAGGCCATGCCAGTGCCCACCATCCTCTGCATCGTCCTGGGGACCCTTCTCTGCCTGGCCCTGGGTGCCCTTGCCACGCAGGCATGGCGCACCTTGGCTCGGCGCAGAGGTGG AGCCGCAGACGCAATCTCCGAGGCCGTCTATGAGGAGCTCGACTATACCCTGACGCTGGAGTACCAGGAGGTGCCCAGTGGCTCAG GCTCCCCGTCGGAGGGCTCAGCGACAAAGCTGCCGTATTACACCAGCGACAGCGTGGAGGCCAGCAGCCCCGGGACAGCCCCAG acacccctgccctgcccaggcaCGACCCCCCGGACGGGTATGAAGATGCCGCGGCCGTGCTGGACCCGGGAgaggccgctgctccggggccaaGCGATGGAGGTGTCTCCaaggtggaggagctgggag GGAGTCGGCCCTCGCTGAGCCCCCTGGAGCCACCGGGAGACATGATAGATGCCCCAGCCTCAGCGCCGAGGGACGCGGGCTACGACGACGTTGGTGTCAGCAGCCCCGGTATGTTGCTGTGA